GGCGGGACTTGGTTAGTTGCGGCATTGCCACTGTACAAACAAGAGCTGCTGACCTTCGTTAGATGGCAGTTAAATGAACTCCAAAAGCTTGGTGTTGAAATCAGATACAATACTGAATTAACGCCTGAAATGGTCATTGAAGGAAAACCGGATGATGTAATCGTAGCTACAGGATGTAAGCCATTTATTCCGCCTATTCCAGGTCATGATTCAAAAATTGTAGTTCAAGCTAATGACGTTTTGACAAACAAAGTCTCTGTTAAAGGGAATGTAGTGGTATTAGGCGGCGGCAGTGTTGGCGTTGAAACCGCAGCATTTTGTGCTTGGTATGGCGCTAAACAAGTTACGATCATTGAGATGCAGGATCAAATCCTTAAGGGATTTGAACGTGAACCTAAAGCCTGTTTAATGCAAGAAGTTAATAAATATAATATGGAAATTTATACATCCTCAAAAGTAACACAAATTAACGATAGCTCCGTTACTTTTGAACGTAATGGTACATCCGTTACGCTTGATGACATTGATTATGTTGTTGTTGCAGCAGGTTCAAAGTCTGTTAATACATTAGAAGCCCCGCTTCAATCAAAGGGGATTGGGGTCACCGTTATCGGCGATGCCAAAAAAGTAAGAAATGGTCTGGATGATATTTATGAAGGCTACATGGTTGGATATGCTATATAAAGAGACATCTTCTCATAGAAATAAATCGTACAATAAGGGTCTGCTTCTTTTAAAGAAGCCAGACCCTTTTGCTTTTCACTAAGTCACCGCTGTACCTACGGTAGCCACGATTTCCTGAGTACCGTCCTGGTCTACATCAGCCTCCAGGGTAGGTGCTTCTATGCTAAGTACCATTGGGGGAGAATATTCAATTTATTAACCAATGCTGTTAACGAATCGCACAAAATGTCATGCACGGCCTCCTTCTCCCTCGTAGAATAGAAAGAAAGGAGGCAAGCCTATGTACTCTCTATCCGCTTACACCCTGGAATTAACAGGAACAAGCTACGAAATTGGCTATAAGCTGGGCAGCATCATTTCCGAAAACACGGCGCTCAAGCTCGCTTACACCCGTACGCTCGAGGGGTTTGGTCCAAACGAATACCAAGAGGCCATCCTGCTATTCGATGAGTGGTGCCCCGGCATTTCCGAGGAGATCGCCGGCTTTGCCGACGCCTTGCAAGTCCCTGCCGGACAAATCGCTTATTACGCCATGACCTATCTGCGGCCGCGTTGCAGCCAGATTGCCTTGCTGCCAGCAATGACCGCACTGAACAAGCCGCTGCTGGCCCGCAACTATGAGTTCCATCATCAGTTGGAGGATTTTGTGTTGGCCCGAACCTCTGTTGCAGGCAAATACACGCACATGGGCACAAGCACGATGAGCTTTGGGAGAGATGACGGATGTAACGAGCATGGACTTGCAGTGACCATGAGTGCCTGCGGGTTTCCGGTCGGGGCTTTGCCCTTTATGCGTGCCCCTCAACTGAAAGGCTTGCATTTTTGGGCAGCCATCCGTGCGGTTCTGGAGAATTGCCGGGATGTCGGGGAATCGCTGCGCTACTTGCAGGAGATGCCCATCGCCAGCAATGTCAACTTCATGCTGCTCGATAAACAGGGGAATGCTGCCCTGTTCGCAACGTTGGATGGCCGAAAAGCAACTAGGCAAATCGATCCAACCACGCCGGAACAGTTCCTCTGGGCCACCAACCATCCGGTGCTTTCTGCCCTGATCCCTTATGAACCCCAGGCGGCTGTCCATTCTTGGCAACGGGGGGAATGGATTGCCGCCCAACTGGAGGGAGCCTCCGCTGTGACAACGGAAGAGCTTAAGAGCATGCTGCTGTCCCCCTACCCGAATGGACTGAACTGTCCGTATTATGAGGATTACTTCGGTACAACCAAGAGCATGATTTTCTCTCCCGCAGACGGTACAATCGAGCTATGCTGGGGAGGCCGTTCCGAGAATGGCTGGCAGACCTATGATCTAAAGCAGACATTTGCCGACACGGCAACCCCTGTACAGATGAGGATGGAGCGAGCTGACAAAATGATGTTCGATTATCGGCCCTTGGCTTGATGGATCCATTAAGAGGAGGGGGCATACATCACAACAGAGGCACTGGATGTTTCACCTGTCGTATACATATCCTTTCTTCATAGTTATACTAACAGATAGGGCGTACTGCTCTTCTTTAACAATAGCTATTAGGAGTTGTTTTTCTTGATCATCAAGTTCATTCGTTTACGTTAATGGAAGGTACAGGCTATTTATTCTCATGTCATTTTTTAAAGGATGACCTGGGTTTATTTAACTGTGCCTTTTTCATTTCCTAAAATGAATGAATGAGGTGTTTTTATTTTGTCTAAAAATAATCGGAAAATTACAAGTGCACGTCTTCTCTCTGAGTATGAAGATCTTTTTAGATGCCCCATATGCTCGAATCCAGTTGAGGTTGTAAATTTAAGGAGCTTAATTTGTTCCAATGGTCATTGTTATGATATATCCAGGCAAGGTTATGTGAACTTATTGTCCCATCCGCCCAAAACAAAATATGATGAAAAACTGTTTGAATCTCGAAGAATGCTTAACCAGAGCGGCTTTTTTGATCCGTTGATTGCTCAGATTTGTGAGAATATGTTAGACGAGTTGAACCCGGCGGGTAAATTCATAAAAATATTAGATGCCGGATGCGGTGAAGGTTCACATTTGTCCAATATACAGCAAAGAATAATTCAACAGTCCCAATATAAATTATTGGGGATAGGTGTTGATATTTCTAAAGAGGGAATCCATATGGCTTCAAGGAGTCCCTCTACAACACTCTGGTGCGTAGCGGATCTCGCCAAGTGTCCATTCACTGATAAACCATTCAATGTCATATTAAATATATTATCGCCATCCAACTATTCTGAGTTCCATAGAATGCTTGAAGATGATGGAATGGTGATAAAAGTTATCCCCGGGAGCAAGTATCTTCAGGAATTAAGAAGGATGTTTTACAATCAAACCGATAGAACGATGTATACAAACGAAAATACATTAGAGCTTTTCAAGCGTAATTTTGCTCTTGTTGACATTAAGCCTGTTCAGTATGGTGTAACAATGGAAAATAAGTATATTGAACAGTTAGTCCATATGACCCCCTTATCCTGGGGAGCATCGGAAGAGCTTATACAACAAGTCCTGGGCCAGGATAGATTGGAAATCACTTTTGACTTTTCAGTCTTGCTTGGGAAGAAAATGAAGGCTCATACTTAAGCAGCAATAGACCGTCACCTTCGACCAGGGGCGGTCTATTCGCATTTGCCTGACATTCCATCCCTACACCAGATCTCCTGTATCCTGGAAGGATCAGCTGAGAAGTGTGTCTATTTTCGTAATATATTAAAATCATTCGTGCATTACCCGTATTTAGACTTTCTCATCCTGTTGTTACTATGAAGCTGTTACAGCCTTCAACCATCCAGTTTTGTGAATGCGTTTTCAAATCTTGTCTGTCATTTACGTTCAGAGGGAGGTGTAGGGATGGATTGCCATGCCAGGCATGGCGTAATCTGCAACACGAAACAACATTATTTGGGGTGACTCTACAACGAGACGTTAGAGGGTTCCTTCAGCAAAGGAGTCAAACTAAGATGAACCGAAGAAAAAATGTAATCAACATTTCCCGCCTCCTCGTCATCATCATGTTGTTCTCCATCTTCACGTATACTCCTATCCCGGCTGCTGCGGCTACAGACGAACCGCCGGTTGAACTGAGCGAGCTTATTGCGCAAGCCGAGGCTCTAAAAACCGGCAATACGGAGTTCCCGCTCCAGGTCAGCCAGTCGGTCTATGGGTCGGTCTATGGTTCCGATGTGAACAAGGCCCTTCCATGGGTGCACGTCGATGAACTTGAAGCTCTTAATGCTGCGCTTGAAATTGCACGTAATCCGAACACTCCCGCAGACGAGGCTATAGCTATACTTAAGGAAGCAATAGTTACTTTTACAGAAAATATCAAATCCGACGGCTCCGATCCTTATTTCCGGCTTGATCCCGGTCCGGGTAAGGTTCCTGTAAAAGTGACTGCGCCCACGAATGCCTGGACGGCCAGAACTCCGCTGGATAACCGTGTTCCTGCCGACTTTGCCGGTGGCACGTTTAAGGTGATTCCGTATCCTTTTGCAGATGCCCAAGGGAAAGCGGAAGTGCTTCAGATTAATTACGCCCATAACGGAAAAAGCACCTTCGGCGGCATCAGTCTGGAATCCCCGTTGTCCCCGGCCGTCAATGTCACAGCGGGTTCAACGATTGAATTCGATGTCTACTATCCGAAGAGTGCGCAAGGCAAATTCATGAGATGGAGAGTCAGAACTACCAATGAAAACCTGGACAGCTATCTCAGAGATTACCAGTACAATAACCTGAACCCGGACTGGGTGGGCAGCTACAACGGTGAATCCTGGCTGAAGGCCCATCACAGTATCACCGCCTCAACGGGTAACTCCTCGAACTTTATTCTTGAGCTTCACGGGGAGAATGCCCGTCCTGAAGAAACTGGCATGCTGCTGGTCTCGAACATCCAGATTACCGCACCAGATCCGAATGGCCAGGCCCTTCCGAACGTAATCAACAAGGAAAACCAGAGGGATGTAGCGCCTCTAAAGAGCCTGTACAATAAGGAGAATGGACTGTTCATGGTCGGCGCGCTTGGCACCGGACCTGTAACCGGAACGAGAGCCAATCACTATGAGATCTTCGTTGACGGCAACAATCTGAAGGCGGATGGCACGCATCCCCGCGGCCCGCAGTGGCTGAAAAATGTGAACGGGGAGGCCTTGAACGGCGCAACCACAACCCCCGGCTTAGCGGAATACAGCTTCCCGACCAACGCTTATCAGGCGATCAGGGATTCCGGAACTCCCGGACAGTATAAATCTCACGGCCATGTTCTGGCATGGTACAACCAGGCTCCTGGATGGATGACACAGATTATTCCTGCGAACCTGTCCTCCGGATATACTGGGGGGGCCGATTTCTATGGACTTGGCAACGGCGTCACAACTACGGTTAAGGTTGACAAAGAAATGGCGAGAAGAGTGCAGTTCAACCATACTATGTATGTGATGCGGCACTTCCTGACCACAGATACAAAGTACGGCTCCAGTGAAGCCCGTGGCATTATTCCGTTCAATTCATGGGATGTGCTCAACGAAGAGGTGCACGAGAGCCGCCACAGCGAGCTCATCCCTAAGGATGCCAACAGCTGGAGAACGAGCCTGAAGCATACCAACTGGCTGGTTGCTATGTCAGATGATGAGATTGGCGGCGACAT
This region of Paenibacillus sp. FSL K6-1096 genomic DNA includes:
- a CDS encoding putative RNA methyltransferase → MSKNNRKITSARLLSEYEDLFRCPICSNPVEVVNLRSLICSNGHCYDISRQGYVNLLSHPPKTKYDEKLFESRRMLNQSGFFDPLIAQICENMLDELNPAGKFIKILDAGCGEGSHLSNIQQRIIQQSQYKLLGIGVDISKEGIHMASRSPSTTLWCVADLAKCPFTDKPFNVILNILSPSNYSEFHRMLEDDGMVIKVIPGSKYLQELRRMFYNQTDRTMYTNENTLELFKRNFALVDIKPVQYGVTMENKYIEQLVHMTPLSWGASEELIQQVLGQDRLEITFDFSVLLGKKMKAHT
- a CDS encoding C45 family peptidase; amino-acid sequence: MYSLSAYTLELTGTSYEIGYKLGSIISENTALKLAYTRTLEGFGPNEYQEAILLFDEWCPGISEEIAGFADALQVPAGQIAYYAMTYLRPRCSQIALLPAMTALNKPLLARNYEFHHQLEDFVLARTSVAGKYTHMGTSTMSFGRDDGCNEHGLAVTMSACGFPVGALPFMRAPQLKGLHFWAAIRAVLENCRDVGESLRYLQEMPIASNVNFMLLDKQGNAALFATLDGRKATRQIDPTTPEQFLWATNHPVLSALIPYEPQAAVHSWQRGEWIAAQLEGASAVTTEELKSMLLSPYPNGLNCPYYEDYFGTTKSMIFSPADGTIELCWGGRSENGWQTYDLKQTFADTATPVQMRMERADKMMFDYRPLA